The Peromyscus maniculatus bairdii isolate BWxNUB_F1_BW_parent chromosome 3, HU_Pman_BW_mat_3.1, whole genome shotgun sequence genome segment GTCGTGGCTTGTGATCCTGAGCCTGGCGGTGGGTTTCAGCCTGGTCCAGGACGTTATTGCCATTGAATACCTGGTCCTCACCATGAACAGGACCGACGTCAATGTCTTCCCCGAGATGCCCGCCCCTCGGCGCAACGAGGACTTCGTCATGCTGCTCATCTACGTGCTCTTCTTGATGGTGCTGACCTTCCTCACATCCTTCTTCATTTTCTGCGGATCCTTCTCTGGCTGGAAGAGGCACGGGGCCCACATATGCGTCACCTCATTCCTCTCCATTGCCGTCTGGGTAGCCTGGATCGTCCTGCTCCTGATTCCTGACATCGGCCCTGAGTGGGACGACACCATTCTCAGCACAGCCTTGGTTGCCAATGGCTGGGTTTTCCTCGCATTTTATGTCTTCCCCGAGTTTCTACGGCTCCCGAGGCAACGAAGTCCCACAGATTACCcagttgaagatgctttctgtcaACCTCAGCTCATGAAGCAGAGCTATGGTGTAGAGAACAGAGCCTACTCCCAAGAGGAAATCACCCAAGGTATAAAGATGAGGGGAGAagttgggcatggtagtgcaggctcatgtgtacacacacacacacacacacacagacacacacacacacacacacatacaccccgcTCTGATTTCAGCACTttggggatggaggcaggaggattgtgagtttaacATCAGCCTGGGTCATGTAGAAAGACTCTCTCAGAACACCAAAACCTTTGTGGCCTGGGCATGAAGGTCAGTACAGAGCTTGTTTAAGCATGAATGAAAAGTCAGAGAGGGCCTTCAGCACTACTTAAagtgggtatggtggcatacacttataagcctagcacttggggagtagaggcaggaggatcaaaagttcaagatgATTTTTGGTGACATgtggatttcaaggccagcctggggtacatgaggtGGTCTCAAGAAcacaaaaagaagccag includes the following:
- the Gprc5a gene encoding retinoic acid-induced protein 3 — its product is MAAPSGCRSDLDSRYYRLCDLAEGWGIALETLAAVGAVATVAFMFALLVLICKVQDSNRRKMLPTQFLFLLGVLGVFGLTFAFIIKLDGVTGPTRFFLFGVLFAICFSCLLVHAFNLIKLVRGWKPMSWLVILSLAVGFSLVQDVIAIEYLVLTMNRTDVNVFPEMPAPRRNEDFVMLLIYVLFLMVLTFLTSFFIFCGSFSGWKRHGAHICVTSFLSIAVWVAWIVLLLIPDIGPEWDDTILSTALVANGWVFLAFYVFPEFLRLPRQRSPTDYPVEDAFCQPQLMKQSYGVENRAYSQEEITQGLEETGDTLYAPYSTHFQLQNRSPRKDFSIPRAQTPASPYNDYEGRKGDS